The Montipora capricornis isolate CH-2021 chromosome 6, ASM3666992v2, whole genome shotgun sequence genome has a window encoding:
- the LOC138051339 gene encoding uncharacterized protein, with the protein MHGRPTCCFYCYKRSVQNYLCTFSVFSSCGFSKAQMVSSVMGKLAALSLLLLALSSSPISGKLHNGEAHITFNRDDDYKCKRFDFDPKAEATNNVHVQMRLKLLAYNVAVSWIESISSAGFTGCVTVSGPIDQPLTIYMTWVAFEPADVDGFGVSRVDSVPFWTTGSKCIDVRTGATFTSPPPLVFLTVIHTNPPKNVHDATSIWAEEVTTSKFQVCLRELKNFDGIHENILVNVLALSSIPSNWPIPTGQEINFPNVNIPREDTVYSFCKEITFPKPFYSTPKIVTTAEHDKNTIEPDNNAISEWTRSVTTTKLEVCLKDIQRYDASHDPIIVNYMAIGFIDPCYQVDCGPYKYCKVNEADMTHSCICNNCTSESSIYNYNQQVCDSNGVTHDTRCDLNREICLGNTNATWVHDGPCAPFVLERGRVALHLHTTDVECKKVYFSPTSFQSNEGKINVQTSINYFNGTGGFVHDAAVTWVESVTNLNFKLCALKAGRAERLTPDDGLTFVDYVAIQESPAGAAAGHLQMPRRWWDGTTCQKFNFRPGLFTKTPYVFLTAEHSVLGQKHDAATVWVENAKAEGFYACLREMQNFDGIHENITVNWIAYQTLQNAAKLESNQQIVSFPNDEQPKAGHYNAFCQDKQLPSSYSKAPTIIVSAGHMSHGFSDRLIPEYNSIASWVESVNATYYRLCVKEIHKPNGYDPVEVTTLIIGS; encoded by the exons ATGCACGGGCGGCCAACCTGTTGTTTTTACTGTTATAAAAGGTCTGTTCAAAACTACCTTTGCACGTTTTCAGTCTTCAGTAGCTGTGGATTTTCGAAAGCACAGATGGTTTCTTCCGTCATGGGCAAATTGGCCGCTCTAAGTTTATTGCTTCTGGCTCTTTCTTCATCACCGATTTCAG GCAAACTGCACAACGGCGAGGCGCACATCACTTTCAATCGAGATGACGATTATAAATGTAAACGTTTTGATTTCGACCCGAAGGCTGAAGCCACCAACAACGTCCATGTTCAAATGCGATTGAAGCTCCTTGCTTACAACGTTGCAGTATCCTGGATTGAGTCTATTTCTAGTGCCGG TTTCACCGGCTGTGTGACCGTGTCGGGACCCATCGACCAACCCCTTACAATTTACATGACCTGGGTAGCTTTTGAACCAGCCGATGTTGATGGTTTTGGTGTTTCCAGAGTTGATAGTGTTCCCTTCTGGACCACAGGCTCAAAGTGCATTGATGTACGAACTGGTGCTACG TTCACCTCTCCTCCTCCGCTGGTTTTTCTAACTGTTATCCATACCAACCCACCGAAAAACGTCCACGATGCAACCAGCATTTGGGCTGAGGAAGTCACTACCTCGAAATTCCAAGTCTGCCTCCGGGAATTGAAGAACTTTGACGGTATCCACGAAAATATTCTAGTG AACGTTTTGGCATTGTCCTCCATACCCTCCAACTGGCCCATACCAACTGGTCAAGAAATAAACTTTCCAAATGTCAATATTCCGCGTGAAGATACAGTCTACAGCTTTTGTAAG GAAATTACCTTTCCCAAGCCATTTTACAGCACACCCAAGATAGTCACCACAGCCGAACATGACAAAAACACCATTGAACCAGATAACAATGCCATTTCCGAATGGACCAGG TCAGTTACCACGACAAAACTAGAGGTCTGTTTGAAGGATATCCAACGATACGACGCCAGCCACGACCCCATTATTGTCAATTACATGGCCATAGGAT TTATTGACCCGTGCTATCAAGTAGACTGTGGTCCCTACAAATACTGCAAAGTGAATGAGGCCGACATGACACATTCCTGCATTTGCAACAACTGCACTTCTGAATCCAGCATTTACAATTATAACCAACAAGTTTGTGACAGCAATGGTGTCACTCATGATACCAGATGTGATCTGAACAGAGAGATTTGTCTTGGAAACACCAACGCCACCTGGGTACACGACGGCCCATGTGCAC CCTTTGTGCTTGAAAGAGGACGCGTGGCTCTCCATCTCCACACAACCGACGTGGAATGCAAAAAAGTTTACTTCAGTCCCACAAGTTTTCAGAGCAACGAAGGAAAAATCAACGTGCAAACCTCCATCAACTATTTCAATGGCACTGGAGGCTTCGTTCACGATGCAGCCGTGACCTGGGTAGAAAGTGTCACTAACTTGAACTTCAAACTTTGCGCGCTGAAAGCCGGGCGAGCAGAACGCTTGACACCAGATGATGGCCTCACTTTTGTGGATTATGTTGCCATCCAAGAATCACCGGCTGGTGCAGCTGCAGGACACCTTCAAATGCCAAGGAGATGGTGGGATGGAACAACCTGCCAAAAATTCAATTTCCGACCG GGCCTCTTTACCAAGACACCGTACGTCTTCCTAACTGCCGAACATTCTGTGTTGGGACAAAAGCACGACGCTGCTACCGTCTGGGTAGAAAATGCCAAAGCCGAAGGATTTTACGCCTGCTTACGAGAAATGCAGAATTTTGATGGAATCCACGAGAATATCACGGTG aattgGATTGCCTATCAGACTCTGCAGAACGCAGCAAAACTCGAAAGTAATCAACAAATAGTCAGCTTTCCAAATGACGAACAACCCAAGGCAGGCCACTACAACGCCTTTTGCCAG GACAAGCAACTGCCCAGCTCCTACAGCAAAGCGCCCACAATAATTGTGTCAGCGGGTCATATGTCGCACGGTTTCTCTGATCGTTTGATTCCAGAATACAACAGCATTGCATCATGGGTGGAG TCTGTCAACGCTACGTACTACCGACTGTGTGTCAAAGAGATTCACAAACCAAACGGATACGATCCTGTTGAAGTAACTACATTGATAATTG GTTCTTGA